The DNA window ATCAGCTGCATCAACGGATGCAAGCGGTCCCAGTCCAGCAGCGCCGGCGGGCCCTGCTTCTCTCCCTTTTTCCAGCCGTCGCCCGGCGGAATGGCGCCAATATAAAGCGTGCTGGCCGAAGGTGATTCCTGCGGCGAACAGCGATCGTAGATAATCAGATCATACGCCCCGCCGCGAGCCTCTTCCTGGTATTTTTCAGTCATCAGGACGGCCGGTTCTGCGATCCGCAAGGTGGAAATTTTGGCGGACGCCGGCGTGGTCAGCACCGTTTCCAGCAGTGGATTGCCGGGACTGACCAGCAGGATATTCGCCGGACGCGGCGCGTTGAGCGCCACATAAGCGACGTTATCCAGAGCGAAGTCGTCCTGCCGGTTGATCCGCACTCGCAGCCAGGCATGCTCGATACTTTCCAGGCCGTAGCCCGAGAGATCAAAGTCGGCCCCGGCGGAACCGGGCGTACGCGGCGGGACGACGGCGGCGGCGCCTTCGGCCGGCGCATCGCTGGCGGCGGTCGCATTGTCTACCGTCGACTGGGCGCCAGGCAGCGTGAGGGCGGCCACGTCCCGCGGGGATTTTTCGTCGTTCAGGTAGACTTCGATCTCCACCTCGACCGGTTCCGGGTTGACGTTCTCCAGGCGGACGAACGCCTGCAGCTGGTCCGGTTTCTCCGCGTTCCGCTCGGTCGCCAGCGAGACGATGCCAACGTTATCCGGCTGGGGCTTGCCGATGGGGATGAACTTCGGATCCAGGTTCCCCAGGAAGAAGTCGGGGACCGCAGCGAACCCGCCGTCGGAAAACAGATAGACGGTCGCCGGCTGGGCTTCGGCGACGGCCTGGTCTTGTGATGGCTGCGTGCTGTCGGACGGGTTGGCGTACGAAGAACGGCCCGGATTGGCCAGGCCGGCCGCATAACGCAGAGCGTCGTCGACCTGGGTGCGGCGCTGCGAAGGCTGGATGCTGTCGAGCCGGCTGCGAAGTTCGGCCCGGTTGTCGGAGTATGACTGCACGATATTCGACTGGTCGGAGAAACTCAGAATCATGGCCGCGTCGCCGGAACGCATCTCGTCGATGATGCCGCGGGCCTGCTTCTTGGCTTCCTCCAGCCGGGAGGGGCCGACATCGGTCGCCGACATGCTGGCCGAGTTGTCGATCATCAAGATGAAGCGATTTCCGACCAGGTTGTTCGCTTGCCGGCTGGGCCGCAGCACGGCCAGGATGATCAGAAACAGAAGCAGCAGCTGCAGGAACAGCAGAATGTTCCGCCGCAGCCGTTGCCAGATCGTGTTGACGTGCAGGTCCTCGATCGCTCTTTTCCACAGGAACGTACTGGGAACCTCGATCGGGATCCGTTTCAGTTTCAGAAAGTAAAGCAGCACAATCGCCGGCGGCACGGCGGCCAGGATCAACCAGCCCCACCAGGGCAGCGTGGTCAGAAAGAAATTCATCGCACCAGCCCTCGCTGTCGCAAATAGCTGGAGACCAGGCGTTCCACCGGCGTGTCGGTGCGGGTCATCAGATAGCTCATGCCGCGACGGGTGCAGTAGTCGCGGGCGCCGCCGATAAAGGCGGCCAGCGTTTGCTGGTAACGGTCCAGCAGCGGCCGGCTGACGGTGATCTCGGCAAAGTCCTGGTCCTCGCAATCGACCAGCCGCAGGTCCCCTTTGACGTCGGGTTCGATCTCTTCCGGCGACAAGGTATGGATCACATAGCAGTCCATCTGCTGCGCCATCAGGAAGCGGAGGGCGTGCTCATAGCCTTCCTTGTCCATCAGGTCGGAGATCAGCACGACGATCCCTTTGCCGCTGTTCCGCAGGCAGAAGTTCTTCACGCCGGTCGCCAGCGACACATTCTCCCCCGGCTCGATACCATCGAGATAGCTGAGCAGCCGCGGCAGGCTGTGCCGTCCGCGCAAGGCCGGGTTCGACCGGCGGGGCGAGGCGCCAAGGGTTTCCACCCTGACCCGGTCAGCCCGGCAGAGACCAATAAACCCGAGCGCGGCGGCCAACTGTTTGGCGTACATCAGCTTGGTGGGATCGCCAAACTCCATGGAGCTGCTGGCGTCGATCAGGGCGTAAAAGTGCAGATCCTCTTCTTCGAGAAACAGCTTAAGGAACAGCCGATCCAGTCGGGCGTACAGGTTCCAGTCGATGAACCGCAGATCGTCGCCAGGGACGTAATTGCGAAAATCGGCGAACTCTACGCTTTGCCCCTTACGCTTGCTGCGACGCTCCCCTTTCATGCGGCCGCGAAAAATCTTCCGGCTGACGAGCTCCATTCGCTCCAGCTGGGCGAGCAGCGCTGGCGACAGCAAAGAAACCGCAGAAGACATGCACAAACTTTCCGAAAAAAAACGTCGCAACAGGGAACGGACGAGGCGGCAAAACGTGTGGCAAGTTACTGCCGGAAACCCTGCTTTTTCGCAAAACATCGAAACCAGAACCTCAAGGCGTCAGCCTCGCGTTCCTAACTGGCCATGCTGGCGGCGACGGGGGCGTCGTCGGATTTTTCCGGCAGCTTTTCCAGGATCTCCAACAACACCTGGTCGGCCTCGATCCCTTCGGCCTGGGCCTCAAAATTGAGGATCACCCGATGCCGCATGGCCGGCAGAAACACCCGGCGGACGTCTTCATAGCTGACGTTATAACGGCCTTCCAGCAAGGCCCTGACTTTCGCCGCCAGGGCCAGGGTCTGGGCGCCGCGGGGGCTGCTGCCCCAGCGCAGATATTTGTTGGTCGGCGGCAGTGCGAACGGGCCGCCGGGATGGGTCGCCAGGGTGAGCCGCACAATGTAATCCTGCACGTGCGAAGCCATGATGACTTCGCGAATCAGCTTCTGCCACTTCAGGATTTCGGCGCCGTCCATCACCTTTTGCGGTTCGATCACAATGCCTCGCGTGGTGCGGTCGATGATGGTCGACAACTCCTGGCGGCTGGAATAGCCGACGACCAGCTTGTAGAAGAAGCGGTCCAGCTGGGCTTCCGGCAACGGATAAGTACCTTCCTGTTCCAGGGGGTTCTGCGTCGCCATGACAAAGAACGGTTTGTCGAGGGTGAACTTCTGCCCGCCCGCCGTGATGGTGCCTTCCTGCATGGTCTCCAGCATGGCCGATTGCGTTTTGGGAGTGGCCCGGTTGATCTCATCCGCCAGCAGGATCTGCGTGAAGATGGGACCCTTCTGGAATTCAAAAACACGCCGACCCTCAGGCGTTTCCATCACCATGTTGGTGCCCAGGATATCGGACGGCATCAGGTCGGGAGTGAACTGGATACGGTTGAACTGCAGGTTGAGCGTTTCCGCCAGCGTGCGGACCAGCAAGGTTTTCCCCAGACCGGGAACGCCTTCGAGCAGGCAATGGCCGCCGACCATCAGGCAGGTGAGCACGCCGTGCACGATCTCGTCGTGCCCGACGATCACGCGGCCGATCTCGTTTTTGACGGCCGTATACCGATCGCGAAACTCATCGGCCTGTTGCTGCATCGATTCCGCAATACTCACACTGCTTCTCCCGGTGAATGATCTTGTTTCAGGCTGATTCGAGATAGGGTTGCTGGCGGCGCCCACGAAAGGGCGCTCGCGGGGCGTTTAAGACGGCGGCGGATTGCGATCGCCGAACGCTTTTTTCTTCGCCTTTTTCAGGCGATCGGTGTAGGACTCTTCCTGGTCGCCCGGCGTGACTGCAGGACCGCTGGCGGGCGGTTGGGGTCGATCCGCCGGGCCGATGCCGGGCTGGTTCAGGGCGTCGCGAACGTCCCGTTCTGGTAACGGCTGGGCCGCGTCGGGTTCAAACCGGGCGGCGGCCCGTTTCTGATCCAGCTGTTCGGCGATCGCCGCTTTCCGATTGCGGAGCCGGGCGATCCGTTCGTCGGGCGGAGCCGGCGCTTCCTGCCGCAGGACGTTCGTGCGGAACCAGGTGAGCAGCGGCGTAATCCATTCAAAACCGATCATCACCCGGCGAATCAACACATCGCCAAAAAAAGCGACGGACGCGATGAGCAGCATGAACGGCCAGACCCCGCGGCTGCTGATCGCCAGCGCCAGCGTCCGGCGGAACGTGTCGACCTTCAGCATGGTGTCGAGGCCTGCGTTCTGTCCGGTCGCCGGGCCGCCCGAATCGGGCGCCGCGGAGCCCTCGATCAGGGAGCCGGGCTCGCCGCCGGTTGGCTTCTGATCCGCGAGCTCCGTCAGCAGTCCGATATTCGTGTTCCGGTCGGTGAACTCCGACGAATAGGGCACATTCACGCCGGCCCGGATCAGGCCGTACTCGCCGCCTGGGTTAAGGGCGAGGAAGTAGCTGCCCGCTTCGTCGGCGTCGAACTCGCCCACATAGCGGCCTGAAGCCTCTTGCCGCAGCGTGACGGGTTTTTGTTCCAGCTGGGGCGTAACAACGCCGCCTGAGATATTGAGAAAGTTAAGGAACTCGTCGTCGGGGTTGAGGGCCGTGACCACGATCTGCACCTTGCCGTTCTGGGCGTCGGTGGAAACGGTGAACTTTCCCTGCTCATTAACAGGCCGCATTGACCAGCGAATAATCTGGCTGAAGAGCTTGTCGTAGTACGGCTGCTCTTTCCAGCTGTCGGCCCAGGCGTTGCCCGCGTCGCTGGTAAACGCAACCGTCCGGCCGACGCCAAAAGTCCAGCTGGCCAGCAGGGTCGAGTTGGCCGGTTCATCCGGTTTGTCGGCTCGCAGGGAGACTTCGACCAGCGGGCTGTCTTTGACGGTCGTCATCATATACCCGCGCAGGCGATGCAGCGGGCCTTCGATCCCGGTCAGCATTTCATGCGGGTAGACCACCTGCGGACTCACGCCGCCGTCGGGCTCAAAGATCAACGGTCGAGCGACCCGACGGGCTTCCCGCTGATAAATTCGGGGTAACGCCTTGGGGTTCTTCACCACGTAGTACTTGCCGCCTGTGTCGGCGGCCAGCTGCTGCAGCGGCGTACTACCGGCGGCGCCATGGGTGCCGACCGCTACAGTGGAGACCTGGATGTTCGATTTGACATACTGCTGGATCGTGGCCGCGGCCGGCGGCGAAGGGTCGCCGTCGCTGATAATGATCATATGTTTGACGGAGGCGTTGGTGCGATTGAAGGCGGCCAGCGCCATCCGCATCGCCGGATCGAACTGCGGCATGTCGCCGGGCGACATTTGATCCAGTCGCTTGAGCATCACCTGCTTCTGGGCTCCCACGCGGACCAGGCCGACCTTGCCGCCCCAGAGCCATTCGTCCCCCGTCATCGACCAGTGGATCAGGCCGCAATAGTCCATCGGCCCTAGCGCCTTGATCGCCTCGCGGGCGGTCACCTTTTGCCAATGGTTCCCCTGGGCCATTTCCGAAGCGTGCATCATCAGGGCGAGGGCGCCGACGGCCTGGACCTTGGCGTTCTTGATCTGAAAGTCGACCGGCATAGCTTCTTCCAGACGGGTATTCGACCAGCCGCCGGCGCCAAAGCTGCGGGGCCCGCCCAGCATCACCAGTCCGCAGCCCATCTGCTCGGTGTTTTGCACCAGCATGTCGATCTGTTCGTCGGTGAAGTTGCTCACCGTGTCGGCGTCGTCGCCGCTGCTCCGCGGCGTGTCGGCCAGAACGATGGAGTCATAAAACTGCAGCTCGGCCAGGCTGGTGAATAGCTGGTTGCTGGCCTGGACGTCGACTTCGATATTGTTGGCGCGCAAGCGATCCACCAGGAAGTCAAATTCGCCCTGGTGGTCCTGGTCTTCGATCAGCAGCACGCGGCCTTTCCCTTGCACATGGGTAAAGGCGGTCGCCGTGTTGTTCTGCGGCGTGATGTCCTGCGTGGGATCGTCGGGCGTGAAGGTGGCCCGATAGGTGTACGGCGCCGGGCGAGTGATCGTCGGTTTGAAACTAAAGACGTTCTTCCCCGGCTCCAGCACGACGGGGATCTCGGCGATCAGCTCGTCTTCGGAGCCTTCACGGCCAATGTAGCGATTCAATCGCAGCTTGCCGGGAGCCAACCCCTTGGGGTTGTCTGGCGTCGGCTCCGAAAAGCAGTCGATGACCACGCGGGCCTCAAAGGTTTGTCCCTGGCGAATGTCGGCCGGCAAGGCGACTTTGGAAACGGCGATCTCCGCCCTGCGATCCAGGAAGATGGGCGCCGCATCGACGCCAATGCCCGCTTCCGCCAGCGCCCTGGCCGCCCTGCGGGCGTCGCCCAGGTTCTCATTGCCATCGCTGACAATGACGACGCGTTTGGACGAATCTTTGGGGAACGAAGCCTGGGCCAGCTTGAGCGCCGACGCCAGATTGGTGGCGTCGGTGCGCAGGTTGATCGTGCTTTCGACATCGATCATGTAGATGTCGTCGTTAAACGGCGGTATCTCAATCACGGCGTCGGCGCCAAACACAATCACGCCTGCGCGGTCTTCAAAGCGGGACCGATGGGCCTGCACCTCGGCGGCCACATATTCCATCATCGCCTGTCGACGGGCCGGCGGGATGCTCTGGGACTGATCCAGAACATAGATCACCGTCATTTTGTCGCTGGTCCGGTTGAGCTGGATCTCCGCCAGCGCCAACACAAACAGCACCAGCACCAGCGTGCGCAGCCCGAGCGCCAGCAGACGGCGCGTGCGACCCAATCCGGCCAGCGAGCGAAAGCTGAACCACCACAACAGCGGCAACAGCAATAGCAACAGCAGCCAGACGGGCTGGTAGAAAGTAAGATCCCACCCAAACATCGGTCGATCCCAGGGAAAAATGACCGCAACCTAACGGCCTTATTCTAGCGGGACCGAATTGCCGCTCCCACCCAAGGGAACGACAGGAATCCAAAATGTTCCCGCCTTCTTTTTTCCACAGTCTGGCGGCGCGAGGGGTGTCGAGCAGAAACGAGAGGGCGCGCTGAGGGACGTTGATCCCGCGCGACGTCATGGGTTTGTCGGGTGGTGCGGCGCTCTCGGTTTCCCCGGGGAACGCTCGATCTCCCCGGGACGGACGCAGTCGTTCGCCCGGGGCAAACAGCCGGCGCGTTAGTCGCGCGAGGAGCTGCGACGGTCGCCGCCCCGACGATCGCCGCTGCGGGAGCCCTGGGAAGCATCACGCGGGGCTGCGGCCCGGCTGGGGCTGGGAGCCGCTGCGGGCTGGTCGCCAGGAGTCGCCCAGGGCGATTCTTCGCCGCGACGCGACGGCGGACCGTCTGCCGCGCGTTGGGGCCGATTTGCATCGCCTGCACGCTGGCGTCCGGGCCTGTCGCTGGCGCGCTGGCCTTGCCGGTCTTCGCCTCGCCGCTGGGGATGGCCGCCGGGGCTCGCGGGGGCCGCTCCCTCGCGCAGTCCTTGCTGGTCTTCGGCCCTGCGTCCCACGCGGGACGGATCGACTTGTCGGCTGCCTGCCATGCCGTCGGTGCGGCGGCGACCTTGCATGCGGTTGATGGGAATCATCAGGAACACCAGCCCCACGCCCAGCAGCAAGCCGCCCAGGCCGGCGCCGGCGACGATCTGCGTGCGGCCCGGTCCGATCGGCGAATTGCCGACTTCCGGTTCGTCCAGACGGGTGATCAGACTGCTGGTGCGAGCGCCCGCTTCGCTGGCTCGGGCGTTTGCCAGGTTCTGCTGGGCCCGTTCCACAATGTCGGTGCGCTGTTTCAGTTCGGTTACCAGGTTTCCGTAGCGAGCACGGAGTTTGGCCAGGGCGTCGAGGCGGCCCTGCACTTCTGCCAGCTGGCGTTCCAGTGAAGCGACCTGGGCGCGGGATGTCTGCAGGTCGGACTGCATGCCGCGGAGCGCCACGTCGAGTTCATCGTGCAGGCGAAGGCGTACTTCGTTTTCGGCAGCGGCCGCCGCCCTGACCAGCGGGTGATCGGCGTTCATTTTTCCGGTCAGTTCGGCCTTGCGCAGCTGGGCGTCGACCAGGCCGTCTTTCAGGCGTCGCAGGGCCGGCTGCGAATCGAGCAGCTGGTTGCTGGTGGCGACCAGCAGGTCGGAGTTCTGCTTGGCCGTAATCAGCAGGCGTTCCTGCTCCTGTTTTCCCCGCTGGGCGGCCTGCGCCTGGCGGAGTTCGTTCTTGATCTGGTTCAGCGTTTGCCGCAGGTTGCTTTCGCCGGAGCCGACATCGTTGAGGATGCGGAGCTCGCCCAGGTCGCTGCCGACGCCGCTTTCGACGACTTCCAGGCGGGACGTCACTTCGCTCAGTTCGGTTCGCGCCAGGGCCAGCGTTTTCTCCAGCTCTTCAATCAGGCTATGCGCTTTGGCGGCCCGCAGTTCCTTCAGGCCGAGCTCCAGCTGATCGCCGACCGCCTTGTTGAGCACGATCGCGCGTTCCCGCGTGCCGGCTTTGACCTGCAGGTGCAGGACTTCCGTCTTGCCGAACTCTGTGCCGTTGGGGGCCACGATCGACACATCGGACTTGAACGACTTCACATCGCCGGGTCCCGGCCAGGGCTTGGACATCCAGCCGCCTTCGGGTCCTGCTTCGACCAATGCGGCTTCCAGCAGGCTCTGCTTGCCGACGTAGTCCTGGATCGTTTCCTGGGCCGTCTTCATGGAGGCGGTGTCTTCAAAACGGCCGACGCGGCTGATGCCGCCCATTGCCTCGTCGCGCACAATCATCGATTGGGTGGATTGCCAGACGGGCGAATACAGAAAGAGCGAATAGAACAGCCCGGCCGCCGTCGCCAGTGCAAAGGGTCCCAGCCATAACAGGTAATGTTTTTTCAGCAACTGCAGGACTTGCCGGCACTTGGCGAGATGCGGAAGCGAAGGATTCATGGGCGAACGGATCCAAAATCGAGCGAGGGAGCAACAACCATCCGCGACGCATCGCGCCGTGTTACTGAAACATAAGTCACGCCCTGCGCGCCCGGCGGTTCATGGCCCGGTGAAACCGGCTGCCCGGCCCCATCCGCCGCCAGGATCAGAATCTTCCGTCTGACCCGCACAATCCGCCTGATCGGACCGGACAGAAGCAGTCCGTCGGGCGACGCATTACAGCCCGCAAATCTCCGATCTCCGCAGGACGATCCGGTAAACGGCGCCAGTCAGGGAAACCTATATGTCTGGGGAGAGAATTCCCAGGTTTCGCAAAGAAAGGCCCCGCGGCAGGATCCCTGCCAGGGACGGGGCAGGAAAGCGTTTACAAGCGGTTCGTGGGTTGTATACTGGGCCCTTCCAACCTCCGTAGTAGCATTGCATGCACTTCCCCCGCCCTTCGGCACTCCAGGCGATCCCATGAGCAACGGTCAAAACAAGGCAATTTTCTGGGCGAGCTTCTGCACGCTCATCGCAGCGGGCATGGGCTTCGCCATTCGCGGCGCGATTCTCAACGATTGGGCCAACCAGTACGGCTTTACCAAGACCGACCTGGGCACGATCACCGGCGGCGGCTTGGTCGGCTTTGGCGTGATTATTATTCTGAGCAGCTTTATCGTTGATAAAGTGGGCTACAAACCGCTGATGCTGATCGCCTTTGTGCTGCATGTGCTGTCCGCCCTGATCACCCTGGCGGCGACGCCTGTGTTTGTCGCTGCCGGAAAGGACGCCACTTACTGGTGCCTTTATATCGGCATGTTCATGTTCGCCATCGCCAACGGGCTATGCGAGGCGGTCATCAACCCGCTTACGGCGACACTGTTTCCCCATAAAAAGACGCATTATCTGAACATTTTGCACGCTGGCTGGCCCGGCGGTCTGATTTTGGGCGGTATTCTGGCGTTCCTGTTTTGCGGCGTGGGCGCCAAGATTTCCCACCTGCAGTGGGAAATTCCCATGCTGCTGTTTTTGATCCCGACAGCCCTTTACGGTTTTGTCGTGGTTCGTGAAAAATTCCCCGAGTCGGAAGCCACCGCAGCGGGCGTATCGGTGGGCCAGATGCTGGCCGAATTTGCCGCCCCCATTCTGCTGTTTCTCTTCGTGCTGCATGCGATGGTCGGCTATGTCGAACTGGGCACCGACAGCTGGATCACCAATATCATCGAGAACGTAACCGCCGAGTATGCGATCCTGCTGTTTATCTACACTTCGTCCATTATGTTCGTGCTGCGGTTCTTCGCCGGTCCCATTGTCGAGCACATCAACCCGATCGGTCTGCTGTTAATCAGTTCCATTCTGGGTTGCATCGGGCTGTTGCTGCTGGGGAACTCGACGCTGATGCCGATGCTGATCTTGGCCGCGACGATTTACGGCGTCGGCAAGACGTTCCTGTGGCCGACGATGCTGGGCGTAGTCGGCGAGCGGTATCCCAAAGGCGGCGCCATGACGATGGGTGTGATGGGCGGCATCGGCATGCTCTCAGCCGGTCTGCTGGGCGGCCCCGGGATTGGTTACAACCAGGACTTCTTTGCTTCCAAGGAACTGGCCGCCAAATCAGAGCCAACCTTTGAGCGATACCAGAACGCCAAAGAAAGCGGCTTCCTGTTCTTTCCCAAAATCCACGGCCTGGACGGCTCCAAAGTCGGCGTGGTTTCCGACAACGGCCAGCAACTGGCTGTCGACCTGAAACGAGCCGAAGAGGGCGAGGAAAGCAAAGAACTCCAGGCGCTGAACGCCTGGTGGCAGTCCGCCAAAGAATTCGAAAAAACCGATAAACCGCTTGTGCAGGAAGCGGGTTTGTTCGGCGGGCAAATGGCGCTCGTCTGGACGGCCCTGGTCCCGGCCATGATGGCCGTTGGCTACCTGCTGCTCTTCATCTACTTCCAGGCGACCGGCGGCTATCACGCTGTGGATCTGGCCAGGGAGAAAGAGCTCGAAGAAGGCGACCCCAAACACCGCGGGGAAAAATACACCGGCGGCGTCGAAGGACCCGTTAAATAGCGTTCGCCCCATCGCCAAAGAAAAAACGCCCGCAATCGTGCGGGCGTTTGTCTTTCTTGCCTGCCAGTTTAACGCAGACTCGCCTTCTGGCTGCCGCCCGCCGGTTTCGATCCAGCCGACTCCGTCTCTCTGCTTCCCGCCCTTACTTTACGCCCTGCGGGTTGAAGTATTCGGGCTCGGACCCGGCTTTCCATTTGATATTGCAGCCGATGCCCGGCATCTGCTCCTCCGGAACCGGTTCGCCTGCCAGGACGGCGTCGCACGCTTTACGCAGGTCGGAGCCGGTGACGGGAATGTCCAGGCTGGGGCGGCTGCTGTCGAATTGCCCGCGATAAACGAGCTTGTGATCCTTGTCGAACAGGAAGAAGTCGGGCGTGCATGCGGCGCGGTACGCCTTGGCGACCTCTTGCGTGTCGTCGAACAGATAGGGGAACGTGTAGCCCCGTTTCTCGACCTCATGCACCATCTGCTCCGGCGAGTCATCGGGATGCTTGCTGACATCGTTCGCGTTAATGCCGACGATCGCCAGGCCTTTGCTTTGATACTCCTGGGCGAATTCCGCCAAAGCCGGAGCCAGGTGGATCACGAACGGGCAATGGTTGCACATGAATATGACCAGCAGCCCGGGGGCGCCTGAAAAATCCGCCAGCGAAACCTCCTGGCTGTCGACGTTGATCAGGCGAAAGTCGGGGG is part of the Lignipirellula cremea genome and encodes:
- a CDS encoding vWA domain-containing protein, whose amino-acid sequence is MNFFLTTLPWWGWLILAAVPPAIVLLYFLKLKRIPIEVPSTFLWKRAIEDLHVNTIWQRLRRNILLFLQLLLLFLIILAVLRPSRQANNLVGNRFILMIDNSASMSATDVGPSRLEEAKKQARGIIDEMRSGDAAMILSFSDQSNIVQSYSDNRAELRSRLDSIQPSQRRTQVDDALRYAAGLANPGRSSYANPSDSTQPSQDQAVAEAQPATVYLFSDGGFAAVPDFFLGNLDPKFIPIGKPQPDNVGIVSLATERNAEKPDQLQAFVRLENVNPEPVEVEIEVYLNDEKSPRDVAALTLPGAQSTVDNATAASDAPAEGAAAVVPPRTPGSAGADFDLSGYGLESIEHAWLRVRINRQDDFALDNVAYVALNAPRPANILLVSPGNPLLETVLTTPASAKISTLRIAEPAVLMTEKYQEEARGGAYDLIIYDRCSPQESPSASTLYIGAIPPGDGWKKGEKQGPPALLDWDRLHPLMQLIELGNVLFVEGFEVTPPPGGKTLIESQFGAVFAIAPRDGYEDAVLGMEILSTSKEGAQAYNTNWYQRLSFPIFFQNLIRHQGGGRTAIASDLVRPGDLVRLQTALPQQYLMVTPPGGSPAKVEPQGKTLFPFSRTDRLGIYEVRDENSPQLSQLIAVNLFDGRESNLQPRTTLQFGATDVRAEAVWETQQVDYWKWIVLLGLVVLLAEWWIFNQRVYL
- a CDS encoding DUF58 domain-containing protein; its protein translation is MSSAVSLLSPALLAQLERMELVSRKIFRGRMKGERRSKRKGQSVEFADFRNYVPGDDLRFIDWNLYARLDRLFLKLFLEEEDLHFYALIDASSSMEFGDPTKLMYAKQLAAALGFIGLCRADRVRVETLGASPRRSNPALRGRHSLPRLLSYLDGIEPGENVSLATGVKNFCLRNSGKGIVVLISDLMDKEGYEHALRFLMAQQMDCYVIHTLSPEEIEPDVKGDLRLVDCEDQDFAEITVSRPLLDRYQQTLAAFIGGARDYCTRRGMSYLMTRTDTPVERLVSSYLRQRGLVR
- a CDS encoding AAA family ATPase, which produces MQQQADEFRDRYTAVKNEIGRVIVGHDEIVHGVLTCLMVGGHCLLEGVPGLGKTLLVRTLAETLNLQFNRIQFTPDLMPSDILGTNMVMETPEGRRVFEFQKGPIFTQILLADEINRATPKTQSAMLETMQEGTITAGGQKFTLDKPFFVMATQNPLEQEGTYPLPEAQLDRFFYKLVVGYSSRQELSTIIDRTTRGIVIEPQKVMDGAEILKWQKLIREVIMASHVQDYIVRLTLATHPGGPFALPPTNKYLRWGSSPRGAQTLALAAKVRALLEGRYNVSYEDVRRVFLPAMRHRVILNFEAQAEGIEADQVLLEILEKLPEKSDDAPVAASMAS
- a CDS encoding VWA domain-containing protein, whose protein sequence is MFGWDLTFYQPVWLLLLLLLPLLWWFSFRSLAGLGRTRRLLALGLRTLVLVLFVLALAEIQLNRTSDKMTVIYVLDQSQSIPPARRQAMMEYVAAEVQAHRSRFEDRAGVIVFGADAVIEIPPFNDDIYMIDVESTINLRTDATNLASALKLAQASFPKDSSKRVVIVSDGNENLGDARRAARALAEAGIGVDAAPIFLDRRAEIAVSKVALPADIRQGQTFEARVVIDCFSEPTPDNPKGLAPGKLRLNRYIGREGSEDELIAEIPVVLEPGKNVFSFKPTITRPAPYTYRATFTPDDPTQDITPQNNTATAFTHVQGKGRVLLIEDQDHQGEFDFLVDRLRANNIEVDVQASNQLFTSLAELQFYDSIVLADTPRSSGDDADTVSNFTDEQIDMLVQNTEQMGCGLVMLGGPRSFGAGGWSNTRLEEAMPVDFQIKNAKVQAVGALALMMHASEMAQGNHWQKVTAREAIKALGPMDYCGLIHWSMTGDEWLWGGKVGLVRVGAQKQVMLKRLDQMSPGDMPQFDPAMRMALAAFNRTNASVKHMIIISDGDPSPPAAATIQQYVKSNIQVSTVAVGTHGAAGSTPLQQLAADTGGKYYVVKNPKALPRIYQREARRVARPLIFEPDGGVSPQVVYPHEMLTGIEGPLHRLRGYMMTTVKDSPLVEVSLRADKPDEPANSTLLASWTFGVGRTVAFTSDAGNAWADSWKEQPYYDKLFSQIIRWSMRPVNEQGKFTVSTDAQNGKVQIVVTALNPDDEFLNFLNISGGVVTPQLEQKPVTLRQEASGRYVGEFDADEAGSYFLALNPGGEYGLIRAGVNVPYSSEFTDRNTNIGLLTELADQKPTGGEPGSLIEGSAAPDSGGPATGQNAGLDTMLKVDTFRRTLALAISSRGVWPFMLLIASVAFFGDVLIRRVMIGFEWITPLLTWFRTNVLRQEAPAPPDERIARLRNRKAAIAEQLDQKRAAARFEPDAAQPLPERDVRDALNQPGIGPADRPQPPASGPAVTPGDQEESYTDRLKKAKKKAFGDRNPPPS
- a CDS encoding GumC domain-containing protein; the protein is MNPSLPHLAKCRQVLQLLKKHYLLWLGPFALATAAGLFYSLFLYSPVWQSTQSMIVRDEAMGGISRVGRFEDTASMKTAQETIQDYVGKQSLLEAALVEAGPEGGWMSKPWPGPGDVKSFKSDVSIVAPNGTEFGKTEVLHLQVKAGTRERAIVLNKAVGDQLELGLKELRAAKAHSLIEELEKTLALARTELSEVTSRLEVVESGVGSDLGELRILNDVGSGESNLRQTLNQIKNELRQAQAAQRGKQEQERLLITAKQNSDLLVATSNQLLDSQPALRRLKDGLVDAQLRKAELTGKMNADHPLVRAAAAAENEVRLRLHDELDVALRGMQSDLQTSRAQVASLERQLAEVQGRLDALAKLRARYGNLVTELKQRTDIVERAQQNLANARASEAGARTSSLITRLDEPEVGNSPIGPGRTQIVAGAGLGGLLLGVGLVFLMIPINRMQGRRRTDGMAGSRQVDPSRVGRRAEDQQGLREGAAPASPGGHPQRRGEDRQGQRASDRPGRQRAGDANRPQRAADGPPSRRGEESPWATPGDQPAAAPSPSRAAAPRDASQGSRSGDRRGGDRRSSSRD
- a CDS encoding MFS transporter, with the protein product MSNGQNKAIFWASFCTLIAAGMGFAIRGAILNDWANQYGFTKTDLGTITGGGLVGFGVIIILSSFIVDKVGYKPLMLIAFVLHVLSALITLAATPVFVAAGKDATYWCLYIGMFMFAIANGLCEAVINPLTATLFPHKKTHYLNILHAGWPGGLILGGILAFLFCGVGAKISHLQWEIPMLLFLIPTALYGFVVVREKFPESEATAAGVSVGQMLAEFAAPILLFLFVLHAMVGYVELGTDSWITNIIENVTAEYAILLFIYTSSIMFVLRFFAGPIVEHINPIGLLLISSILGCIGLLLLGNSTLMPMLILAATIYGVGKTFLWPTMLGVVGERYPKGGAMTMGVMGGIGMLSAGLLGGPGIGYNQDFFASKELAAKSEPTFERYQNAKESGFLFFPKIHGLDGSKVGVVSDNGQQLAVDLKRAEEGEESKELQALNAWWQSAKEFEKTDKPLVQEAGLFGGQMALVWTALVPAMMAVGYLLLFIYFQATGGYHAVDLAREKELEEGDPKHRGEKYTGGVEGPVK
- a CDS encoding thioredoxin family protein, with amino-acid sequence MVKTASTMLPLGSPAPDFRLINVDSQEVSLADFSGAPGLLVIFMCNHCPFVIHLAPALAEFAQEYQSKGLAIVGINANDVSKHPDDSPEQMVHEVEKRGYTFPYLFDDTQEVAKAYRAACTPDFFLFDKDHKLVYRGQFDSSRPSLDIPVTGSDLRKACDAVLAGEPVPEEQMPGIGCNIKWKAGSEPEYFNPQGVK